TTCTCGATTACAACCCGGTGGCTACCTACCTGGACTTTGGTGTTGGGCAAGAAAGTTCCAGCGGGCGCAGTCATCGCGGCAACCGGGTTGTATGAAGGAACCGGCCGATGCTGAGCGGCATGGCTCTGGTGGGACTGGGAGTGATAGGAGGCCAtggcggggaggagggaaggaaTGGATGAGCCCCGTGGGGAGGGAGGAACGGGAGTTTGTTGAGGGCGAACGTGGCTACCGTTGCTGCATAGAGAGAAAGGACAGACTCTGGGCTAAGACCAGGGATATCGGAGCAACCCTCGGCAGGCAGATGCACGAGAATGCCAGTTGTcggtggggaggaggtgggcTCGACGACGAGAGAGGCGGTGACGTTGGGGGCGGTGCCTGACAACCCCCAAGGGTCAGTCAATGAGAGAGGGGTGGTGGAGGGACGAAAGAGGCGCAAGTAAAGAAGGCAAGAATTATGACACCTAACAAGGCCGGGGAGATGTGAGGAATCTGAGCCCTGGCCAGTCGAAGCGGTGATGCAGGTCAGCCTCCGAACGTGGATGCCTCAGGTACGTGTCGGGTGAAGGTACCTTTTAACGTTCCCTAGGCATCCCCAGGCATTAATTACCCCCGTGTGGGCGAGTAAGGTTGCTGGTCACGGGCCGTATCATACGCCCCGACAGCCAGCAATTATGGCAAAATCAGGGCAAACTTAGCTGTATTAATACCAAGAATCCGATACCGTACGGTAAGTTTCGCCAGTCATCGGATAGCGAGGCATGATAACATGGATCACAAGTTTATGTCATTCAGAAGCTCTCTTTAACGTATTTTTGATAACCTATTAGAGGTCTCGGGCTACTATGAGGTGTAAGATAGTCGCAGAATAAATTCTGAGTTGAAACTGCCAAAGCGATGAGGCGGGCACCGAACGGAATGAATgcttctgcctgaggcaaaATGGATATCCCCAAAGCTAGCCCTTTTAGGAATAGTTACTTATGTTATATTATCTAAGCAGATAACCGCCAATCACAGAACAGCACGCTAGACCTGGACCGGATAAATCAAAACAAACAATTGGATCGCTTCAACACTGGAGGGATTGTTCGCTGTGCTCGATGCTCTGTCTAAGGGAAAGGCGTTTTGGCGAGTCGATATGTCCAGACGCATCACTGTCAGATTAAAATGAATGAGGTGGCCCAACCTCTGGTTAAAGTTGCTTGTTAAGTTACCGCTCGGAATGCGTTATGGAGTATAAACGAACCGGAATGGGGGGCTTTATGAGAACTCAATCGAGATCGATTAGATGCGGAAAATAAATCCAGAAATTCCATCCGTCTACGGAGTTATGGTGTACATTTGATTCGGAATTTTCGTATATCAGGGGAGGGGCAAAGGCTGTGTTGGTAAACAATAATGCCGGATGTTTATCTTCTGCATCCTTGACctttcctgcagctccccTGGGGGAAGAAAACAAGGCTCCCGTCGGGCGAAATCAGTCACTGAAAGAGTTCcttccctcttctcttctgcgcTGAATCCTTTTGTCTTCTGACTAACTGCTTCTGTCGGTTCTGTTGGCTGTGCTGTCGTGGTCACAACCTAGCGCTGATCCCAGAAACGCATCGTCTCACAACTTTAGTTGTTGCCGCCTGCCCACCTCGTCTTCCTTTCGACTTCTTCGCCCATCCCACTTCCcccctttcttctcttctgtGTCcacccatctccatctcctcttcACTATATTTTActctctatatatattcttacaATTATTCTTATCGCTTCATCTTTATTGGTCTCAATACGACCACGCAAGACGACCACGCAAGACCAGGCCCGTCCTATCCTCGCTGACACCCTCCAAGCAAGCGCTGGGACACGACTCGGCGCCCAGCTTATGTCGCGGCGAATATGATCTATTCCCTACCCATTACGTGTCAGTTCCTATCGGTTTCGAAATAGTCGGAGGAGAGGGAAGTCGGGTCGAAGTCGGAACAGCTGCGCCGCAATCAGGAATCAACGTTGGACAAGGTCATTCTCAGTTAAGGCTTTTCCTTCGCTGTCCTTATATACCCCAATCGGTGAAACATGGACGACGGGCccccgcctcctccacctccgcaTGGCGAGAAGCCAAACACTACGCACGGCGAGTACCGCAAGTCCTCCGATCTCCCAGAAGGAAACTACGATATCTTCGTAATACCCCCACATTCGTCGGGCTCGGGCTTTCTCTATCTTCCGTCACTGCAATGTCAACGGAATAGCTTCCTTGCAGGCTCTGCATGTACGCTTGTCGCAGTTTACGTGTGGATGACCCTGGTCCCAGTGTTGCAATTGTGGTATGCGACGACCGTCGCAAGCGGCGGGGGGGTGGGAATCGCGATCCTTGCGGTTGGCGTCGTTGGGATTGGAGGATGGGCATTCGGCAATTACCAGGCCGGCAGTGGAGCGTCTGGGCAAGGACCTGGATCTGGAGCCAACTGGTTTGGGTCCGGAGGACCAGGCGCATCAGGTGCAGGTAGTCAAGGTGGCGGGGGAACAAGTTATTCCAGAGGAGGAAACCATGGAGGCCAGTCTGGAGGGCGACATCAACAGGGTAATTACGGGGGAAACTTCGCTGGTGGACCCCCACCAGGAAATCAGTATTCAGGGAATCAATATAGGGCTAATAATGACCCGCCACCGCAGGCTACTCCTGGTCCTAATTCGAATTATAACGCTGATTCCACCCCTGGGGGCACTGGCCCCAAATCGGGAGGTTCTGGAAGTAAACCACAAACTGCGGAGGATTGGGAGAAGGCTCGGGAGGAGACGAGGCGGAAGGAGGAGCTGCGacggaagatggaggagttcAAACGGAAACGGGAAGCGGAATCtcgagagaaagaaaggcagCGCGAGCgagagaagatggaaaaggaGCTGCGGGAGCGCAGAGAGCAACTAGAGAGAGAAATGGCGGCCGCAAGAGAAGCGGCCGCCAGGGAGGCTAAGCTACGAGCAGAGAAAGAAGCGGCGGAGCACCGCGCGAAATTGGAGAGGGAAACAGCCGAAGCAAAACTCCAGGCGGAGAGAGAAGCCGCCAAATCTCGGCAAAGGGAAGTAGAAGCTCGTGCACGCGCTGAACGAGAGGCAGCGGAGGCTCGGGCCAAGGCTGCGCgagaggaggcagaggcgaAGGCCAgggcggagaaggaggctgcggaaaaAGAAGCGGCCGCAAAGGCCGCTGCAAAGAAAGAGGCCGATGCAAAGTTTGCTGCGCTGAAGGAGGCTGCCGCAAAGAAATAtgctgagaagaaggcccGGGACGCGAAAGAGGCGGCCGCGAAGGATGCCGGAGCAACAGCCTCAAAGGTATCCAGTGCGTcggcaccaccacctcgTACACCGTCCCCCAAGAAGCCGCCAGTGTCTCCCTCAAAGGCCAGCGCTCCTGCGGCAGATGATGATGCATATTCATTCCGACCCTACGACCGACCTAGGCGACCGTACGGAGGTGCTTCTCAAGGTTCAGTATATTCGGAATCTTCCTACGCACCTTCGCAGTCAACAGCACGCACAACCCCACCGCCATCCCATAGAGGAACTTATGAGACTAAGGACCCTGACAAGATTGTTATCAGGGGTGTCTACGCCTTCAACCAAGCGTTCCCTCGCACTCCGGTGGCCCAATTAGTGTCCGGCCAAGGAATGGTCACGGATGGGCTAGTCCTCCGCATTACTACGGAAGGCCTCTTCATTGACGACGACGTCCGCGGTGTTCCCCAACGCGAATGGGACGTTAAAGCCTGGACGATGAAACTCGTCGAGGTATGGTGTCCACAAGTAGGTCCGCCAAAGCCGAACGCCCAAAAAGCAAACCAGACGTTCTTCCGCCGCAGTACCAACGATGCACCCTCGCCCGAGGAGTCTGACGCATACTTGGCCAATTTCCTCAAAGTCTGCAAGAATACCTGCCGCCTCGCCTCTCCAGCGTTCCTCAGCCGAAACAGCACAGACAGCAAAGAAGGCCAGCCTTACGGCGGACTCCATGTCCTCCGTGCTACAATCCGGGACCAAGAAGGTCGTCGATACCTCTTCGTTCTCCAGGAAACTGAAGGATGGAAGGTTGCATTGGGATTGCAACGGCTTCGCAAAGGTAGCCAGGTGCGGGCTCTAGGGGTGTGCGGGATGGCTCTCGCAGAGACAAGGACTGTTCTTTCGggacttggatattgaatTTTTCTTCtaatttccttttttcttcgtATGACATTTTGACGTTGATGATGACCCACCTAGCCTCCATTGTTTTGATATTCCTACCATTTTTACCCCTATTGTgctttgttttttgtttttttttttttttgatatGGTGAGCATGTATATATCCCCCCTGATGTACTTAACTGTGTTTTTTACAATTGAATATAACCCCGTCCGCGATGTCGTATGACGACAAcccaataataataatatgacCCATGGAATACGGAATAGTAGTATAAAGTTTTGGCTGGCATGCCGCATGCCCTACGCTAAATATATCTCGACTGTACCCTAAACATACAGCCAACCAAGAGCTGTGAATCATTTAAAAACGCCACGAGGCACGAACCTAcacttatatatataatccaAATGACGAACGTATTACTGTATTTTAAGAAGAGAGATAGCAATCATCAATGATTCATATTTCATACCCATTCATGATATCCATCGGCAATCCCAACCTTTGTTCACAAATGATGGAACGAGATAG
This sequence is a window from Aspergillus puulaauensis MK2 DNA, chromosome 6, nearly complete sequence. Protein-coding genes within it:
- a CDS encoding uncharacterized protein (COG:S;~EggNog:ENOG410PQDQ); the protein is MRRPSQAAGGWESRSLRLASLGLEDGHSAITRPAVERLGKDLDLEPTGLGPEDQAHQVQVVKVAGEQVIPEEETMEASLEGDINRATPGPNSNYNADSTPGGTGPKSGGSGSKPQTAEDWEKAREETRRKEELRRKMEEFKRKREAESREKERQREREKMEKELRERREQLEREMAAAREAAAREAKLRAEKEAAEHRAKLERETAEAKLQAEREAAKSRQREVEARARAEREAAEARAKAAREEAEAKARAEKEAAEKEAAAKAAAKKEADAKFAALKEAAAKKYAEKKARDAKEAAAKDAGATASKVSSASAPPPRTPSPKKPPVSPSKASAPAADDDAYSFRPYDRPRRPYGGASQGSVYSESSYAPSQSTARTTPPPSHRGTYETKDPDKIVIRGVYAFNQAFPRTPVAQLVSGQGMVTDGLVLRITTEGLFIDDDVRGVPQREWDVKAWTMKLVEVWCPQVGPPKPNAQKANQTFFRRSTNDAPSPEESDAYLANFLKVCKNTCRLASPAFLSRNSTDSKEGQPYGGLHVLRATIRDQEGRRYLFVLQETEGWKVALGLQRLRKGSQVRALGVCGMALAETRTVLSGLGY